One window of Dermacentor andersoni chromosome 7, qqDerAnde1_hic_scaffold, whole genome shotgun sequence genomic DNA carries:
- the mIF2 gene encoding translation initiation factor IF-2, mitochondrial, giving the protein MAASVRVTAVRQLRRFRLRSSSLSDTVRTLALGYPDHRGTSHGCSLCGSRLFSTSYWRWARKMEKPFVPSRTKPKNPVVKVWRNITLAELAKVVERPIDDIYEAIVFVENAGQYDHDNCEIDDADILFLILKRLGLRGQLVAPPEQPSPKKEFQDAVRRPPADPSVLVPRPPVITIMGHVDHGKTTLLDSLRNTNVVDEEFGGITQHIGAFTVKLPGKDRITFLDTPGHAAFSAMRERGAMATDIVILVVAADDGVMEQTVESIRYAREANVPIIVAINKMDKPTADIEHVKRGLIVHGIQMDDEGGDTQYVCISALKGTNLDKLTETVLTQAELMEIKADPKGPVEGVIIESMSDQHRGKLSTALVQRGTLRKGAYLVAGLAWAKVRGMFDEWGKPVQTALPGTPVQVIGWRSLPSAGDVIIEVESEKRAQQVVHWRESQMQAEKDIEEYKAIQEKVQRHLVQYKAELEQRRAMGLRKKRKRLTNREKEFTVDDTPCLPIVVKADVDGSVEAVLDLLDTYHSHQKCRLDIIHYGVGPVSESDVELAQPFNGIVYAFHVPVLGAAGSAAEEGNVDIRSYNVIYHLIDDIKKELGKRLPLLDEDEVHGEALVQQEFLINEGRKKIPVAGCKCTKGTLRKNALYKVVRDSETIHSGPLISMRHLKNEVESIKKDVECGLMFQDPNVRFKHGDILVCYSIKQVPQETDWDPGF; this is encoded by the exons ATGGCGGCGTCCGTAAGAGTTACTGCCGTGCGGCAACTCCGCAGGTTTCG ATTACGGTCATCAAGCCTTAGCGACACAGTTCGCACGTTGGCTCTTGGTTATCCCGACCATCGCGGAACAAGCCATGGGTGTTCTCTCTGCGGATCGCGTTTGTTCAGCACCTCCTACTGGCGGTGGGCGAGGAAGATGGAGAAACCGTTT GTTCCGTCGAGGACAAAGCCCAAGAACCCTGTTGTCAAGGTCTGGAGAAATATCACTCTTGCTGAACTTGCCAAAGTAGTAGAACGCCCAATAG ATGACATTTACGAGGCAATCGTCTTTGTTGAGAACGCTGGCCAGTACGACCATGACAATTGTG aaattgaTGATGCTGACATTCTCTTCCTGATCCTCAAAAGACTAGGCCTTCGTGGTCAGTTGGTGGCTCCTCCAGAACAGCCATCACCAAAGAAAGAGTTTCAAGATGCAGTTAGAAG GCCACCTGCTGACCCTAGTGTGCTTGTCCCACGGCCACCAGTCATTACAATCATGGGACATGTTGACCATGGGAAGACAACGCTCTTGGACTCGCTTCGTAATACCAATGTAGTCGACGAGGAGTTCGGTGGCATTACGCAACACATTGGTGCCTTCACTG TGAAGCTTCCTGGCAAAGACCGCATCACATTTTTGGACACACCTGGGCACGCAGCTTTTTCGGCAATGCGTGAGAGGGGAGCCATGGCTACAGACATTGTCATCTTGGTTGTGGCTGCAGACGATGGAGTGATGGAACAAACTGTTGAATCCATTCGATATGCACGTGAAGCCAATG tgCCAATAATTGTTGCAATAAACAAGATGGACAAGCCTACTGCTGATATT GAACATGTCAAGAGGGGTCTTATTGTTCATGGAATACAGATGGACGATGAAGGCGGGGACACACAATATGTCTGCATCTCAGCACTGAAG GGTACAAATTTGGACAAGTTGACAGAAACTGTTCTGACCCAAGCTGAGCTGATGGAAATCAAAGCGGACCCAAAGGGCCCTGTTGAAGGTGTCATCATCGAGTCAATGAGCGACCAACACAGAGG GAAGCTGTCCACCGCTTTAGTGCAGCGTGGCACACTGAGGAAAGGAGCGTACCTAGTTGCTGGGCTGGCATGGGCAAAG GTTCGTGGCATGTTTGACGAGTGGGGGAAGCCGGTACAAACTGCACTGCCTGGAACACCAGTTCAAGTTATCGGCTGGAGGTCGCTTCCATCGGCTGGAGATGTCATCATTGAAGTTGAATCGGAG AAGCGTGCGCAGCAGGTGGTCCATTGGCGAGAGTCCCAGATGCAAGCAGAGAAGGACATTGAAGAGTACAAAGCAATCCAGGAAAAGGTGCAGCGGCACTTGGTGCAGTACAAGGCCGAACTTGAGCAGCGGCGTGCCATGGGTCTTCGGAAAAAGCGAAAGCGCCTCACCAACCGCGAGAAGGAGTTCACTGTTGATGACACTCCTTGCCTGCCCATTGTTGTCAAAG CTGATGTTGATGGTTCTGTGGAAGCTGTACTGGATCTCTTGGATACTTATCACTCACATCAGAAATGTCGTCTGGACATCATTCACTATGGAGTAGGACCAGTCTCGGAATCTGATGTGGAGTTGGCACAACCATTCAATG GCATTGTCTACGCCTTTCACGTTCCTGTCTTGGGTGCAGCGGGGTCAGCAGCAGAGGAGGGAAACGTTGACATTCGCAGTTACAATGTCATCTACCATCTCATTGACGACATCAAGAAGGAACTTGGCAAGCGGCTGCCTCTCCTTGATGAGGACGAGGTTCACG GGGAAGCACTTGTGCAGCAAGAATTTCTGATCAACGAAGGACGAAAGAAGATCCCCGTAGCAGGGTGCAAATGTACAAAAGGAACATTGCGCAAGAATGCACTCTACAAAGTGGTGCGAGATTCTGAAACAATTCATAGTG GGCCATTAATATCCATGAGGCATCTCAAGAATGAAGTGGAATCTATAAAGAAGGATGTTGAATGTGGACTCATGTTTCAGGATCCCAATGTTCGGTTTAAGCATGGTGACATTCTCGTATGTTACAGCATCAAGCAGGTGCCTCAAGAGACAGACTGGGACCCTGGTTTCTGA